ATAAAAATTCTCACATGTTTGAACAAACAAACTTTACGTTTTGATTTCGAAATATTTCTTTAATAGTAGTAAAAGATATACGAGAAAGATAGATAATAATTGAAACTGGGACTGGCAGGAGTTTTAAAAGTTTGTACTATTAGTCTTTGAACCAATAGCGTTTGTAATTCTGATTTTCTTACAGGTTGTGTGATGGTGGAGAACTGCTTGACAGAATATTGGCAAAGTAAGCTTTCCTTTCATAGTCCTGCCTGCAATCTATCAGGGAGGAGAAactgagaaaactgatattcgtTTATGTTCTAATTTTAAGCCATCTTTGTGATGGTTGCAAGAAAAACACCAACAATAGTTTATTCATTTCAGAGGTGGTAGATATACTGAAGAAGAAGCAAAACTTATTATCGTTCAGATTCTTAGTGTTGTTGCATTTTGTCATCTTCAAGGTGTTGTCCACCGTGACTTGAAACCTGAGGTACACAGAATGTTTCTTTTTCCCATCAGCTTGATATAGCTCTTGATAGAAGACTTATTATAACTTTCCATCATGACATCGATGCTAATTCCAATCCTCAGAATTTTCTATTTGCCTCCAGAAGTGAAGATGCTGATATGAAACTCATTGACTTTGGTCTTTCTGACTTCATCAGAACAGGTAACAATCCATTTCATCACCCCGTTTTTTGAAAACTGCTCTCTTTCAACTTGCTGTAAAACCTCGTAGATTTTCTTCCTATTTTTGATTACTATGACATGAGGTATTGCTCGATAAGTCAATTTCTGAGAAAATGTTTATTAGATTAGTTGCTTCTAGGTGAATTGCATCCCTCTGCCTAATTATTTGAACTCGTGAACTTCCCCGAACCCAAGCTTGTATCAGTTATAACACGTGGATATAtgtagaaatgtttttttttatttgcacTGTTTTAGTGAAGCAAAAAGTTGTTACCAACAAGGTGTAACATCTTTCACCGACGTTCCTTGCACTTTTCTTACTAATGCTTTGCATTTTTAAAGTGGGTATCTTAGTTTTCTAATTTCTGCTCTACTTTTGACGTTGCAGATGAAAGACTAAATGATATTGTTGGAAGTGCTTATTATGTAGCTCCTGAGGTTCTTCACAGATCTTACAGTGTGGAGGCTGACATATGGAGTATCGGTGTCATTACCTATATTTTGCTTTGTGGTAGTAGACCATTTTGGGCAAGAACGGAGTCTGGAATATTCCGTTCTGTTTTGAGGGCTGAGCCAAACTTTGAGGACACACCTTGGCCATCTGTCTCTTCACATGCCAAGGACTTCGTGAAGCGACTTCTGAACAAGGATTACCGGAAAAGAATGACTGCCGCCCAAGCTTTGAGTTAGTATTGTTCCATGAGTTTCTCACAAAATCCATTTAAACCCGAACTGAAGTCGCCAATATATTGCTAAATGATGCAGCTAACTTACATTTCTTTGCATATGCAGCTCACCCTTGGTTGCGAAGCGAAAGCCATCCAATTCCGCTAGACATATTGGTGTATAAGTTAGTGAAAACATATCTACACGCTACACCTTTTAAACATGCAGCACTAAAGGTATGTCCGCTGTTTCGCAAGATGTGATTTTGAaagtttgtttattttattacaGTTCCCATCCTTTAATACATAGATACAAGGCGAGTTCGAAGTCTATATGAGGATTCCTTCTACACTAAAGTTCTATGGTTTTCATGAGTAATTGTTACACCCACCTTCGATTAATGGCCTTGTTTGATCATCCGATGGTTACATACAGGCTCTCTCGAAAGCATTGAGTGAGGAGGAGCTGATCTATCTCAGAGCACAATTCATGCTTCTAGAGCCTAGTGAGGATGGGCGAGTATCTCTCGAAAACTTCAAAAAGGTTGTCAAGCTTAACCTCCCGTCCCTCAATTTCTGAATCACACATGCCCCGTATTGAGATGGTATAACTGTTTTTGCAGGCTCTTGCACGTAATGCCACCGATGCCATGAAGACTTCTAGGGTCCCAGATATCCTTCACGCGGTTAGCTACCTTATCAACACCTCtcactacacacatatataactatactaatctaaataagttaatatttctttttttttgtggggTTACTTCAGATGGCGCCGTTAGCTTATCGAAAGATGGAGTTCGAAGAGTTCTGTGCAGCTGCCATCAGCACATACCAACTAGAGGCCCTGGACAAATGGGAGCAAATTGCTTCCACAGCTTTCGAGCATTTCGAAGAGGAGGGTAGCCGTGTTATATCAGTAGAGGAATTAGCCCGGGTACGTATATATCATGTcataactaactaactaactaactaatctTGTCTCGCTCGTAGCTAATAAAATCTGGTTGGATGCAGGAGCTGAACGTCGGGTCTACTGCGTATTCAATGCTGAGAGATTGGTTGAAGCCCAACGGCAAACTTAGTTTGTTGGGATATACTAAATTTTTGCATGGCCTCACCCTTCGCAGCTCAAATATGAGACATCATTAGCTAACTTCTCTCCTCTTTTTGTTATGCATAATTTATTTAGGAATTCTCAAAAGGGAATGATTACTGCTGGTCGGAGATTTTGGGCATAAATTGACAAGAATTTCGTGTACAAATGTAGTAGAGGAACCAGATTTTACGTTAGAGAAACCATAcacttttgttttatttttttattttgattttattcgtATTGATATAGTGAATGGAATTTGGGTTGACGAAAGTGTTGTGTGGACTGGAGATTCTCTTTGCACAGTTTTTTTTAAAGCAATATAATACTatagtaattttattattcagtTGGATTAGAGCAGTATTCTTGAGCTTCGAACAAGGTAATTATgtttaaatgttttatttattcttaTCTGTGTTGGACAGAGGAATTTATTTGGTGCAATTTGTTAACGTTAGGGATTCATTTGCTTTTTTCTATAAACGTTTGGAATCAAGTTGCTTTAATACAAAATGCCAGGTATTTATTTGCTTTTTGAGCAAACGTTATTAGTGGTTTTGGTACTTACcttgtttttttattgataaatgaatAGAAATTCATAGGCTGCATCAACTCGAGTCTGAGACTTTTGGCTTCGGACACGAACCACTCTTCTATTAGCTGAACGCACGCACACAAGATAGATTATTGAAATGGTCCctaatttttaattactttgatATAAAGAGGTGTAATTATTGTTAATTGGATTCGATGTGTGAAAACGCTATTTCTAAGAGATAACTTAAATCTCAAGTAATTAGCTACTTTTATAAGTTATGAAATTGACTAGTCAACTAAAAGGTATCGAAATACACTATTGCGAAAAAATCATATGTTGATTTTCTAGGTTACTTTACCACATGAATTCGAATTTCTAGATAATTATTATGGATTTAGACATCTAACGCGAGCtgcaatatatatttatatatttccaATAATAACAATAAAGTTGTGGCAAAAATAATTCATAAGATATGATCATGTGTATAAGAAACAAATACAGAAACTCTTCTTAAAATGGCAGTCGTGGCCATGCTCACATCACAAAATGAAAGACAAAGAGAGCTTGCTAGAAAACTAAAACGACTTCAACTCATTCactaaaaataacataataagctaaaagaaataatttaatCGAAAATTCTTGCCCTTAattataaggccatccacaacgctgttcctataccgttcctaaaccgttccttaaactactatttgcgggccccactgtacttttttactccattccttaactaaggaacggaacctgcaaccctccgttccttaaattactattcattcaatttcattttttatttttatttccaactcaattcaattaaaacaaacacactttaataaaaaacaaacacactttattaaaaaatacacaacattaaaacaaagttacaacttaaacttaaaaaaataaaaagcacacaattaaaatcctaaaaaaataaaagtacacaattttaataatttcatctgccaaagtttgcccaaatgtgctcaattagatcctgttggagttgggtgtgtgcgctagagtcgcgtgtccttgcacgaatagataaccgttcttgtatagacggatgcgctccacttcgaggcggactacttgcggttgggcttccgggggattcggggtcgaaccaatttcccgccttgggtccttcgtcttggactatcatgttgtgcaagattatgcacgtatacatgatgtcgaccatgttctccatgaaccacgtacgagcggggctttgatgatgttgaagctcGCTTGGAGAACctcgaacgccctctccacatccttgcgagcggcctcctgcttctgcgcaaaaagagcctgctatGGGTTCGCAAACCCACTggacgtcttcacgaaggtaggccacttcgggtagatgccatcggcgagatagtaccccattttataaagccggttgttggcgacgaagttgatggtcggcgctttaccatccaaaacttcggtcaagaggtcggactggtggagcacgtttacgtcgttgttcgacccgggaaCCCCGAAGTatgcgtgccagatccaaatgcggtagtcggcaacggcctcaggtataacggttgggtgggtgcctttgtggccgctcgtgtaggaccccttccacgccaccgagcaattcttccattgccagtgcatgcaatcgacgctgccgagcatcccggggaatccgtgcactgtttcgtgaaggtcgagcaggaactgacaatcggtcgtgcttggcctccggagaaattcgtcggtgaaggctgcccggacgcctttgcagaatttgagcaagcacattcgcccagtgctgtctccgatgtggaggtattcgtcgaacatgtcggtcgtttgtccagtcgcaagctggcggattgctgcagtacatttctgcagcgtcgtgtggctgggacggccgaccgcgtcgaacccttcctggaagaactcttcccgggctgccaaagtattggcgatgtggagaaataacggtttccccatgcggaaacgacgacggaagtacgtatctccccaaaccgggttatcgcagaagtagtcgcgtactaaccttgcggcggcttcctcccggttacgatggatgtacgtacgggagcgtcgttggggcggcgcggcttcttccgcctcccgttgtcgatcttcttcaagtgattgttccaatatttgacgcatttgttcaaaatgatccattagtttgattaaatttgggagaagaaaaacagagttgatttgtgatgaaaattggggtggaaatagaaaGGATCTGAgagaaatagatgtgtgtttgtgagtgaaatgagtatgaaataggagtatttatagagtaaataaattaaaaaaaaataaataaataaaatctgcaaaaaaaacggtaacaataccgttgcattttttttaattaaattcgaatttaaaaaaaaaatcgaattattgcgtcaccgtgacgacgcccactcgcggggcagcgagtgggcgtcacgcgacgaatgggaggccgccacgtcgcctcggcgcgtggcggaaagtgtcgtgccgcgtctcacgggaacggcacccggcacggcaccGGCACGGATTGGCGACGACAcgggcggctgcaacgcgtgccgccgcggttccgttcctccggaacgaaataaggcaccgcaacggcacgcgttgcgggtgctctaaaaaaaggaaagattTATAAAACGTGGCCCAATATGATGTTGGCGGGGTCCACGTAAttccctctatatatatagggactcaaattttcaattttcaaatcaaacttgcCACTTTTCTGCCGAAAAATTTCACGTTTTCGACGAGCAAATATCCGATCGTCTGTTTCGTGATGGCCGGAGGGCTTGCGATAGGGATCGATTTGGGGACTACTTACTCGCGTGTGGCGGTGTGGAAGCACGACCGCGTTGAGATTATACGAAACGAACAGGGCAACCACACCACGCCGTCTCACGTCGCTTTCACCGACTCCCACCGTCTCATCGGCGCCGCCGCCATGAATTCCATCAACACTGTCTTCGGTGAGTTTCACCCTTTTATTTTCCATGgttttcattcttttttttaccCTGCTGCATCAAGCATAGTTGAAACATTGAGAAAAATTTGTGTGTATGAGTTGAATTAGATGAAATTGGGAGTggtttctaattttattttctttgtttaatAACAATATCTGTACTTGATAGATGCAAAGAGGTTGATTGGTTGCAAATTCAGTGATCCAACGGTTCAGAGTGACATGATATATTGGCCATTCAAGGTCGTTCCTGGCGCTGATGACGAGCCTATGATCGCGGTAACCTACAAAGGGGAGGAGAAACAGTTTTCTGCTTGAGGAGATTTCGTCAATGGTGCTTACCAAGATGAAGGATATCGCGGAGGCATATCTTGGATCACCTGTCACGGATGCGGTCGTTACTGTGCCTGCTTCTTTTAACGACTCCCAACGTCAAGCCACCGAGGTGGCTGGACCCATTGCTTGCCTCAACGTTATAAGGATCGTCGATGAGTGCATATGGTTTTGATGAAAGGGTTATGTGCACCGTGGCAAAGAATGTGCTGATTTTCAACCTTGGTGGTGGTGGCACGTTCAATGTGTCTGTGGCCACGGCTAGGAGAGATGGCATTGAAGTGAAGGCTGTTGCCGGGATACTCATCTTGGAGTCTTGGAGGGAAGGACATAGACAACAAGATGGTGGATCACTTTGTGAAAGAGTTTAAAAGCAAGACAGGTATGGATATTAGTGGGAATGGAAGAGCTATTAGGATATTGAAGAGTGCTTGCGAAACAGCCAAGATTGTCCTTTCCTCTGCTTTAGAAACCCCAATTGAGATTGAATCATTGTTTGAGGGGATTGCTCTGCTTTCGACCATCACTCATGCTGGATTTAATGAACTCAACATAGATTTATTCATCAAGTGTATGGATCTGGTGGAGAAATGCTTGAGTGATGCAAAGATGGATAAGAGTAGTGTGGATGAGGTGGTTCTGGTGGGCGGGTCGAGTAGGATTCCCAAGGTGCAGGAGATGTTCCAGGAGTTTTTCGATGGAAAAGAGTCGTGCAAGACCTTTAATGTATATGAAGTTGTGGCATATGGTGCTGCAGTGCTAGCTGCCAAGTTGAATGGAGAAGACAATGAGAATGGTACGAAGAACAAGATCACCATTACCAACGATAATAAGTGCAGGCCGTCTAAGTATGAAATAGAGAAGATGGTGAAAGATGCAAAGAAGTACAAGAGGGAGGACGAAGAGTATAGGAAGAAGGTTGAAGCAAGGTACGGTTTGGAGAAGTTCACCTACGGCATGAGGGAAACCACGAGATGTGCAACAAGGATTGAAGCAGCCGACAAGGAGGAGATAGAGAAGGCATTCGAGTCTACTATGAAATGGTTGGAGTCAAACAAACTTGCAAAAGTTGATGCTTTCAATGAGAAGTTGGAGGAGCTTACAATCCCATTGTTGCTAAGATGCACTCTGCCAGTCCGAGTATTGTTGGGATATACTATTTATCATAcacttgttttttgttttttatttttatttttaattttattcgtATCGATATAGTGAATGGAATTTGGGTTGACGAAAGTGTTGCATGTGTTTGGCTTTGCATTACAATTTCTGGTTTTTATTAAGAAATACTAGAGCAATGGTAAATTTTTTATTCAGTTGGATTAGAGCAGTTTTTTTGAGCTTAGATACGCTTATTAAGAGTCCACTGAGTTCAAATGAATAAATGAGAAATGTTTGAATtggttaattatatttaaatgttttctttatttttatgttgTTGGACATAGggtttatttcttgcaatataTTGACATTAGGGATTCATTTGCTTTGAACAAAATTTAATGTTAGGAATCTATTTGCTTTTCGAGTAAACGTTAGTACTAATGTTTTTTTGTACTTAAAACCTTGttttaattatgatatactcCTATAGACGTATAGATAATGTGAGTTGGATTGGATATAAATAAACGTTGTCCCTAAAagataaattaaatttcaagTTATTAGTCATCATGGGTTCAATTCACCAAACAATGCTAATTACATGAGAAAGGAGTAGTACAACTCTAGTCTCTAGCCAAAAAATCATACGGTGATTATGGATTTAGACATCTTATAACCCGAGcaatatatattcatatatttgCAATAATAACAATAAAGTTGTGGAAAAAATAATTCATGTGATATGATCATGTGTAGAAGTTTAACAAATACACAAACTCATCTTCAAATGGCAGACGTGGCCATGCTCACAATCACAAAATGAAAGACAGAGCTTCCTAGAATTTGTAGCTAAAAAAGAGAgcttaaaataatatattaagtGGAGGAAGaatggaagaataaaataagaatagatgaaaagagaataaattatcatgaaagaataatatttttacttaaaatacaaatgatttaattattttacaaatttgaaaaaaaaatgtgattcAATTAACAAGAAGGGTAGAAAATTGTATGTATTATCACAGAAaatgtcaaataaaaaaaagctaAAGAAGTGTTAATATCAAAAACATGTTGAGaaagaaaaaatgtaaaaactaaaaaaatccCCACTTGTAGGTAAATATTTATCTCTCCGCTAAAAGATTAACACAAATATACAAAGACGCATAACTAAATCTTAGTGTAAATTATATAACAATACTCCTACTATACTTTATATTGTACCAGTATCatataacaataataaaaataatagtaattacTAGAATGATTTTAATTgataatttaattgaaaaatccTTGCTCTAATTGTTAGGAGTACTTCTGTTGTAGTGGCGGAGTTAAGTaattctctctatatatatataagaataGGGTTTCAGAAGTCAGAACAAACTTGTTACTTTTCTGCAGTTCGTTGCCAATAAAAGTATTCCCTCGTTTGGTTTTGTGATGGCGGGAAAGGGCGAAGGCCGGGCGATAGGGATCGATTTGGGGACTACTTACTCGTGTGTGGCAGCGTGGAAGCACGACCGCATTGAGATTATACCGAACGATCAGGGCAACCGCACCACGCCGTCTCACGTTGCTTTCACCGACTCCCATCGTCTCATCGGCGACGCCGCAAAGAATCAAGTCGCCAATAACCCCATCAACACTGTTTTCGGTTACTTTTCTCTTCTATTTTCCATGATTTTCAGTCTTCTTTTCCCCTTGTTTGTTGCTGCATGCATATATTTAAAAGATTCATAACAGTTGAAACTAAAAAAGATTCATAACaaacttttaatatattcaTACATAGTGGCCAAACATTGCCTTTTTAGTGCACTATAGGAAAGTTGAATTTTAATATGACCTACTTCAGTGTTAGATTGTTTAGTTCATCTTAAAATCCGATATTAATATAATCAGCAAAACAAAGTAATAATGAGCTAAGGTATTCTCCTATTATGACCTAGTTTATTTCGTCCTGTGTTCTACATTTATGGGGTGTTTCCCATAGCCTTAAGATTAAGGATAGTCTTATTAAGATTAAGGATAGTCTTATTTGGGGCAAATTGCCAATAAAATCAAGTTTGGCTGATTAATGGTAAATCCCCTGTCttaatgtacatatttttaattgttacGTGATGAAAATTTTCGGCATGATGTATTGCGCGCGAACATGTGTAAGCATATAAAGTGTGATTGAGTAATTAAGTGTATTAACAACGTCGTTTAAGTAGTTGAATGTTATGTCTGTAGAATAATTTTTTCTGACTTTTTGTCGAATTTGAGATTATGGgacaattaagaaaaatgtggTTTTGTCAGCCATTGACTGagtatttgaccaaattttGGTGGTTTTTTTGGCAATATATGGGCAGTTGACGATATGTGGTGTGGTTGGAAGAGATGCTACTAATCCAATCCAGccacaattttattttcttggttTTAACTTTGTTGTAACTCAATTTGTATCTTAGATGCAAAGAGGTTGATCGGTCGCAAATTCAATGACCTAACTgttaaggatgacatgaaattttGGCCATTCAAGGTCATTCCTGACGCTGCAGACAAGCCTATGGTAGTGGTAACCTACAGAGGGGAGGAGAAACATTTTTATGCTGAGGAGATCTCCTCAATGGTACTTACCAAGATGAAGGAAATCGCTGAGGCATATCTTGGATCAGCCGTAAAGGATGCTGTGGTGACTGTGCCTGCTTATTTCAACGACTCTCAGCGTCAGGCCACCAAGGCTGCCGGAGCCATTGCTGGCCTCAACATTATAAGGATAATCAATGAGCCTACTGCTGCAGCCATTGCTTACGGTCTTGATAATGGTGTTACTAGCATTGTGGCAAAAAATGTGCTGATTTTCGACCTTGGTGGGGGAACGTTTGATGTGTCTGTGGCCACAATTAAGTCAGGTGTCATTGAAGTGAAGGCTATCGCCGGCGATACTCATCTTGGAGGACAGGACATGGATAACAGGATGGTGGATTACTTCATGAAAGAGTTCAAAAGCAAGAAGGGTAAGGACATGAGTGGGAATGCAAGAGCTATTAGGAGATTGAAGAGTGCTTGCGAAAGAGCCAAGAGGATCTTATCCTCAGCTTTCGAGACCCCAATTGAGATTGAATCGTTGTTTGAGGGGATTGATTTGTTTTCGACTATCACTCGTGCGAAATTTGAAGACCTTAACATGGATTTATTCAACAAGTGTATGGAACTGGTTGAGAAATGCGTGAGTGATGCAAAGGTGGAGAAGAGCAGGGTGGATGAGGTGGTGCTGGTGGGCGGGTCGAGTAGGATTCCAAAGGTGCAGGAGTTGTTGCAGGAGTTGTTTGGTTGGAAAGAGGTGCGGAAGACCATTAATCCAGACGAAGCTGTGGCGTATGGTGCTGCAGTGCTGGGTGCCAAGTTGAGTGGTGAAAGCAATGAGAAGGTGCAAAATGTGGTATTTGTGGATGTTACACCTTTGTCTCTTGGTATTTCAGGCGATGGAGATGTGATGCACGTGATTATTCCGAGGAATACACCTATACCAACAAGGATGGAGAAAATTGTCACCACAGCAAAGGACAATCAGACCGGTATGAATTTTCTGGTGTATGAGGGCGAAAGAAGCAAGGCAACAGACAACAATCTGCTAGGAGTATTCAGTCTCCAAGGCATTCCAGCAGCGCCCAGAGGTGTTGCTAAAGTCAATGTTTGCTTCGACATAGATGCAAATGGTATCATGAACGTGTCAGCGGAGGACACAGAGACCGGAGCGAAGAGCAGCATCACCATCACCAACGACAAGGGCAGACTGTCTAAGGAAGAAATCGAGAGAATGATTGGGGATGCGGAGAAGTACAAGGTGGAGGATGAGAGGTTTAGGGAGAAGGCTGATGCGAGATATGCTTTGGAGAAGTACGCCTACGACACAAGGAACGCTGTTAGAAGTTCAGCAAAGGTCACAGCAGCAGACAAGAAGAAGATGGAGAAGGCTTTCCAGTCTTTCACACAGTGGTTGGAGTCCAACAAACATGCAGAGGCTGATGAGTTTAAAGATAAGATGAAGGAACTACACACTGTTTTCAATCCCTTCATCGCCAACAAACGTGCAAAGACTGAAGATTATAAAGACGAGATGAATGGAAAATGATGAGTGGCAAGATCTCGTGGCTCTTTGCTTTTATCTATCTTGTATTTTTGTTTAGAGCTACGATAAAATATCATCGTGATGATTCTTGCGAAATGCCAACTTTAAGTTACTATGTTCAGTTTTACTATTAGTTTATATTCGTCTCAATTTTTGTTAGTTTCTCCTTTCTTTGCTCTTTTTTAGGAGTCACTCCTATAAGTTTAATCAAAATTATCTTTTACTAGTCTTTTAGTGAAATTTAAGAGACTAAAGAATCTAAAAACTATGAAGAATCTTTACGGCTGATAAAAAACATCTGAATTCTATTAACGATTTCTACAACATAAAACAGAATAAAAAAGACACTGCACAAGGTATTGTGGGGCATCTTGGACCGTTCGTAAATCCtgttaagctcctccaacttcTCTTTGAAAGCATCAACATTTGCAAGTTTGTTGGACTCTAACCATTTCATAACAGACTCGAAGGCTTCtctatctcctttattctcagCTGCTTCAATTCCGGCTGCACATCT
This DNA window, taken from Salvia splendens isolate huo1 chromosome 18, SspV2, whole genome shotgun sequence, encodes the following:
- the LOC121777771 gene encoding CDPK-related kinase 3-like produces the protein MGQCYGKTIPTVSNDEYPTTASADLPPQTPPPNGTPARSSAANSAWPSPYPATPGGVSPSPARSTPLRFFKKPFPPPSPAKHIRASLRKLGNRKKSPRHGAIPEDAAAAEDAAPPPQQQHHHALDKNFGYNKNFGAKYELGKEVGRGHFGHTCFAKGRKGELKDLPLAVKIISKSKMTTAISIEDVRREVKILKALSGHRHLVRFYDACEDTNNVYIIMELCDGGELLDRILAKGGRYTEEEAKLIIVQILSVVAFCHLQGVVHRDLKPENFLFASRSEDADMKLIDFGLSDFIRTDERLNDIVGSAYYVAPEVLHRSYSVEADIWSIGVITYILLCGSRPFWARTESGIFRSVLRAEPNFEDTPWPSVSSHAKDFVKRLLNKDYRKRMTAAQALTHPWLRSESHPIPLDILVYKLVKTYLHATPFKHAALKALSKALSEEELIYLRAQFMLLEPSEDGRVSLENFKKALARNATDAMKTSRVPDILHAMAPLAYRKMEFEEFCAAAISTYQLEALDKWEQIASTAFEHFEEEGSRVISVEELARELNVGSTAYSMLRDWLKPNGKLSLLGYTKFLHGLTLRSSNMRHH